From the genome of Ornithobacterium rhinotracheale, one region includes:
- a CDS encoding EpsG family protein, translated as MLFYLLCFALIALLPFIQNRGYLLAALFSLAFIAGVRDMIGSRDAYYYAYFFEQFSFRDLWHFNFYEPGFKIYTILLKSISSQREFFFFITAFVLIFLQSLSVKNLNLPPLSHWILFIILCKFYLLDFVYLRQLMATGLAWVAFSHYFGQGKRWQSFVLFILAAFFHRSALILLPLFFILNLKNSLKIVFWIYAALTTVVIFQWITPISQKFFRGIGQYFPYLDRLKYYAFENTELKYLYLLEIPLVLVVLYFIPKLKNIHALQQRILFNAVFLYGFFSIFSMQNTTFIRFAWFYFLGLASAIVLILNHFNRSEIKNYIKIGILVYYSAIFFRILISFDGGDFIPYKSIFNDFKRNGQFEIYEYRQ; from the coding sequence ATGCTTTTTTACCTTCTTTGCTTTGCGCTCATTGCTCTGTTGCCCTTTATTCAGAACAGGGGGTATCTGCTCGCTGCACTTTTTAGCCTAGCTTTTATTGCTGGCGTGAGGGATATGATTGGCAGCAGAGATGCCTATTATTATGCTTATTTTTTTGAGCAATTTTCGTTTAGAGATTTATGGCATTTCAATTTTTATGAGCCTGGTTTTAAGATTTATACGATTTTATTGAAAAGCATTTCCAGTCAGCGGGAATTTTTCTTTTTCATCACGGCCTTTGTATTAATTTTCTTGCAAAGTCTCTCCGTGAAAAACTTAAATCTCCCACCATTGAGCCACTGGATTTTGTTCATTATTTTATGCAAATTCTATTTGCTAGATTTTGTGTACCTGCGCCAGCTTATGGCCACGGGGCTCGCGTGGGTGGCATTTTCGCACTATTTTGGGCAAGGAAAAAGGTGGCAGAGTTTTGTGTTATTTATTCTAGCGGCATTTTTTCATCGTAGTGCCTTGATCTTATTGCCTCTTTTCTTTATTTTAAATCTAAAAAATAGCTTAAAAATTGTTTTTTGGATTTATGCGGCACTCACAACAGTTGTTATTTTTCAATGGATTACACCCATTTCTCAAAAATTCTTTAGAGGAATTGGGCAATATTTTCCTTATTTAGATCGATTAAAATACTACGCCTTTGAAAACACAGAACTAAAATATCTTTATTTGTTAGAAATCCCTTTGGTTTTAGTTGTTTTATATTTTATTCCGAAGCTTAAAAACATTCATGCTCTGCAACAAAGAATCCTATTTAATGCCGTTTTTCTTTATGGATTTTTCTCAATTTTCAGTATGCAAAACACAACTTTTATACGCTTTGCTTGGTTTTATTTCTTGGGATTGGCGAGTGCAATTGTACTGATTTTAAACCATTTTAATCGCTCTGAAATTAAAAATTACATCAAAATCGGAATTTTGGTATATTATTCAGCAATATTTTTTAGAATTTTGATTAGTTTTGATGGCGGAGATTTTATTCCATACAAATCTATTTTTAATGACTTTAAACGAAACGGACAATTTGAAATTTATGAATACAGGCAGTAA
- a CDS encoding rhodanese-like domain-containing protein, translating to MNTGSKNIVFALFFLIFSMLGFQSCKTQNTTENSEKLELNATEFNQKISQKPGLILDVRTPEEYAQGHLNQSQLIDYKSDDFSQKVKELPKNKPIYVYCRSGRRSHEAAKILRDLGYHPVFELEGGIISWEQAKLPVSH from the coding sequence ATGAATACAGGCAGTAAAAATATCGTTTTTGCACTATTTTTCCTCATCTTTAGCATGCTAGGATTTCAATCTTGCAAAACACAAAACACTACAGAAAATAGCGAAAAACTAGAATTAAACGCTACTGAATTTAATCAAAAAATCAGCCAAAAGCCAGGCTTAATCCTTGATGTGCGCACGCCAGAAGAGTATGCACAAGGACACCTAAATCAATCACAACTAATTGATTATAAAAGTGATGATTTCAGCCAAAAGGTAAAAGAATTACCGAAAAACAAGCCGATTTATGTGTATTGTCGCTCGGGCAGAAGAAGCCACGAAGCGGCTAAAATCTTGAGAGATCTAGGCTATCACCCAGTTTTTGAATTAGAAGGTGGCATCATCAGCTGGGAGCAAGCTAAGCTTCCCGTTTCGCATTAA
- a CDS encoding RDD family protein, producing MNYIAINTSQNVKVEFPLASFSDRALAYGIDFVIRAAYALIALYVLFEVVEIDSYVQDQWSVVAIVIICMLPFVFYSLVCNMLLEGQTIGKKIRKIQIIKIDGYQANFADYLIRWVFCLIDIYFSSALVGVTSIVVSKNNQRLGGIASGTAVIDLKDDSSINHTILEEVGEEYKASFPQVLLFSDADMQIIKTRFESAKSQRDFKVIGKLSQKIKEITQVETEMHDLEFVEIIIKDYNFYTSQMNKD from the coding sequence ATGAATTATATTGCAATAAATACCAGTCAAAATGTTAAAGTTGAGTTTCCTTTGGCTTCTTTCTCCGATAGAGCCTTGGCGTATGGTATTGATTTTGTCATAAGAGCAGCATATGCGCTTATTGCTCTTTATGTGCTATTTGAAGTAGTGGAAATTGATAGTTATGTGCAGGATCAATGGAGCGTTGTCGCAATTGTGATTATATGCATGTTGCCCTTTGTTTTTTATTCGCTAGTGTGCAATATGTTGCTTGAGGGGCAGACTATTGGAAAAAAAATACGCAAAATTCAGATTATTAAAATCGATGGCTATCAAGCCAATTTTGCCGATTATCTTATACGCTGGGTATTTTGTTTGATAGATATTTATTTCAGTTCTGCACTGGTGGGTGTTACATCGATAGTTGTAAGTAAAAACAATCAGCGTTTGGGCGGGATTGCGAGCGGCACGGCTGTCATTGATTTAAAAGATGATTCAAGCATCAATCATACAATCTTAGAAGAAGTGGGCGAGGAGTACAAAGCATCTTTCCCGCAAGTTTTATTGTTTAGCGATGCCGATATGCAAATCATTAAAACACGATTTGAAAGTGCAAAAAGCCAACGAGATTTTAAAGTAATCGGGAAACTTTCGCAAAAAATCAAAGAAATAACTCAGGTGGAAACCGAAATGCACGATCTTGAATTTGTAGAAATAATCATCAAAGACTATAATTTCTACACAAGCCAAATGAATAAAGATTAA
- a CDS encoding stage II sporulation protein M, with translation MREVVFIKQNKEKWLNTERVLLGKVNKNPDELSSLYIDLINDLSYAQTYYPKSKTISYLNKLSTKIYQKIYKTKRIEENQIKYFFLTEVPLLVYQYRKFLWTSVFFFVIFTTIGWFSAANDEEFVRLILGDGYVDMTISNIQEGNPIAVYESGSNWGSAIGIIYNNLKVGATMFLYGIFLGLGSILALFYNCVMLGSFQYFFLEYGELARSMRGIWIHGAFEISAMIIECMAGLILGASILFPRTYSRLNSFKLGFRDAFKIFISTVPFTIVAGIFEGFVTRHALDMPLILNLIIIFGCFGFILFYYVFYPKKVFNQINSKL, from the coding sequence ATGAGAGAGGTAGTATTTATCAAACAAAATAAAGAAAAGTGGCTCAATACAGAGCGTGTCTTATTGGGCAAAGTTAATAAAAATCCCGATGAGTTATCCTCCCTTTACATTGATTTAATCAACGACTTATCCTACGCACAAACCTATTACCCTAAGAGTAAAACTATCTCTTATCTTAATAAACTTTCAACAAAAATCTATCAAAAAATTTATAAAACCAAACGCATTGAAGAAAATCAAATAAAATATTTCTTCTTGACCGAAGTGCCACTTTTGGTGTACCAATATCGTAAATTTTTATGGACTTCGGTATTCTTTTTTGTGATTTTCACCACAATTGGGTGGTTTTCTGCGGCAAATGACGAAGAGTTTGTCCGTTTGATTCTAGGCGATGGCTATGTGGACATGACGATTAGCAACATACAAGAAGGAAATCCCATTGCAGTGTATGAAAGTGGCAGCAACTGGGGAAGTGCCATCGGGATTATTTATAATAATTTAAAGGTAGGAGCTACCATGTTCTTATATGGTATTTTCTTGGGACTCGGGAGCATTCTAGCGTTGTTTTACAACTGCGTAATGTTGGGCTCGTTTCAATATTTCTTCTTGGAGTACGGAGAGCTAGCTCGTAGCATGCGTGGCATTTGGATTCATGGTGCATTTGAAATAAGTGCCATGATAATCGAGTGCATGGCGGGTCTCATACTCGGCGCATCGATTTTATTTCCAAGGACTTACTCTCGACTTAATTCTTTCAAATTAGGTTTTAGAGATGCGTTTAAAATCTTCATCAGCACAGTGCCATTTACCATAGTGGCGGGAATTTTTGAAGGTTTTGTAACAAGGCACGCCCTAGATATGCCTTTAATCCTTAACTTAATCATCATTTTTGGATGTTTTGGGTTCATCTTATTTTATTATGTTTTTTATCCTAAAAAAGTGTTTAATCAAATAAATTCTAAGTTATGA
- a CDS encoding DUF4129 domain-containing protein has product MHKKLFQILLFLSFSVSWAQLTENDLYSKESDSLVTIDSLISYNSEIVNQTLAERNFSENPKEKYTDADFEYHDNAKGLSLYERFKRWLNRILKLPKLEAKYGAWVTYVAYLICAIIVFIALYIGGKFLAKEKGNLFFAKKNKTFEIEPEEIIEDIHEIDFSKIISDYELQGNFKSALRYQFLKLLKEYTDLGKINWMQEKTNTDYLHELKNPADKKHFERAVYIFDHVWYGDFNINEAAYRAFTQEFKLKPESHEQ; this is encoded by the coding sequence ATGCATAAAAAATTATTTCAAATATTATTATTTTTATCGTTTTCCGTGAGCTGGGCTCAGCTCACGGAAAACGATTTATATTCCAAAGAAAGCGACAGCCTCGTTACTATTGATTCTTTGATTTCATACAATTCCGAAATCGTGAATCAAACCTTGGCAGAACGAAATTTTTCTGAAAATCCAAAAGAAAAATACACAGACGCCGACTTTGAATACCACGACAACGCCAAAGGACTTTCGCTCTATGAGCGTTTTAAAAGATGGCTCAATAGAATACTAAAATTACCTAAATTAGAAGCTAAATATGGGGCTTGGGTAACCTATGTTGCATACCTTATTTGCGCTATAATTGTTTTTATAGCCCTCTATATCGGAGGAAAATTCTTGGCCAAAGAAAAAGGAAATTTATTTTTTGCTAAAAAGAATAAAACCTTTGAAATCGAACCCGAAGAAATCATCGAAGATATCCACGAAATCGATTTCAGCAAGATTATTTCAGATTACGAGTTGCAAGGTAATTTCAAATCCGCATTGCGTTATCAATTTTTAAAGTTATTGAAGGAATATACCGATTTGGGCAAAATCAATTGGATGCAAGAAAAAACCAACACCGATTATTTGCATGAGCTTAAAAACCCTGCCGATAAAAAGCATTTTGAGCGTGCCGTGTATATTTTCGACCATGTATGGTATGGAGACTTCAACATCAACGAAGCGGCTTACCGAGCTTTTACTCAAGAATTTAAACTAAAACCTGAAAGCCATGAACAATAA
- a CDS encoding DUF4350 domain-containing protein produces MNNKLFRTYGIILGLVVLVMMFFEFTKTPVSNWSKSYNEDSKDPFGLYIFDQEADSLFHGKLTRTSESPFEYEPADSTQTRNYLIIGKQISEEAKDKLLSEVEKGCNLFLASDNYYGKSMMSRILINSFYMEKIDTLNLNFINKRISPISLSHLNDVLLITHAKPNSLNVLGTIKSDSENKFSSFFIEIPLGKGKIYFLSTPEIFTNYGILNGENYKAIPKILGYLPNQETIWFQNRSNKEWKYQNSILRVIFENPPLKWAWRLFLLGLIIFMIFTAKRKQRIIPIIPPVKNESAEFVKNISNLYLQEGNTKDMAQKKALYFLQKVRSELMIPTDELNQKFIERLHIKTMQPHETVQEAVRLLTKAIHPKAPVHEDELIKMNKILDQIYKS; encoded by the coding sequence ATGAACAATAAGTTATTTCGCACCTATGGTATTATTCTCGGCTTGGTCGTTTTGGTTATGATGTTTTTTGAGTTCACGAAAACACCCGTTTCCAATTGGTCTAAAAGTTACAACGAAGACAGCAAAGACCCTTTTGGGCTTTATATTTTCGATCAAGAAGCGGATTCTCTGTTTCACGGAAAGCTCACGCGCACAAGCGAGAGCCCTTTTGAATATGAACCCGCAGATTCCACCCAAACGAGAAATTATTTAATTATCGGGAAACAAATCAGCGAAGAAGCGAAGGACAAACTACTGAGCGAAGTAGAAAAAGGCTGTAACCTTTTCTTGGCAAGCGATAACTATTATGGAAAAAGTATGATGAGTAGAATCCTCATCAATTCTTTTTATATGGAAAAAATCGACACGCTAAACCTAAATTTTATCAATAAACGAATCTCTCCTATTTCGCTATCCCATTTAAACGATGTTTTGCTCATCACTCACGCAAAGCCAAATAGCTTAAATGTACTGGGCACCATAAAAAGTGATTCAGAAAATAAATTTAGCAGTTTCTTTATAGAAATTCCTCTCGGAAAGGGAAAAATTTACTTTTTAAGCACGCCCGAAATCTTTACCAATTATGGTATTTTAAACGGCGAAAACTACAAGGCTATTCCTAAAATTTTAGGCTATTTGCCAAATCAAGAAACCATCTGGTTCCAGAACCGCTCAAATAAAGAATGGAAATATCAAAATTCCATTTTACGGGTAATTTTTGAAAATCCGCCACTCAAATGGGCGTGGAGACTTTTCCTTTTGGGCTTAATTATTTTTATGATTTTCACCGCAAAAAGAAAACAACGCATTATTCCCATCATTCCGCCTGTGAAAAACGAATCGGCAGAATTTGTAAAAAACATCAGCAATCTATATTTGCAAGAAGGCAACACCAAAGATATGGCACAGAAAAAAGCCCTGTATTTCTTGCAAAAAGTGCGCTCAGAACTTATGATCCCGACCGATGAATTAAACCAAAAATTCATTGAAAGACTACACATCAAAACCATGCAACCACACGAAACCGTACAAGAAGCCGTGCGATTGCTCACCAAAGCAATTCACCCCAAGGCACCCGTGCACGAAGATGAATTAATTAAAATGAATAAAATTTTAGACCAAATATATAAATCATAG
- a CDS encoding MoxR family ATPase has protein sequence MEELNNPTEFNNRIDLAPLKEGLERVKNEIKKVIVGQDEMVEQLLVALLSNGHVLIEGVPGVAKTITAKLLAKTLSVDFSRIQFTPDLMPSDILGTSVFNLKTSDFEFKAGPIFSNFVLIDEINRSPAKTQSALFEVMEERQVSIDSHTYPMQLPFLVIATQNPIEQEGTYRLPEAQLDRFLFKIKVGYPNLAQEIDIIQREQALKNHKKLDEVQQVLSGEDLLRFQAQVKEILVEPHLIEYIAKIVVNTRENPFLYLGASPRASLALLIAAKGFAGIRGRDFVTPEDIKHAATAVLRHRVIISPEREMEGLSTEEIIRQILESIEIPR, from the coding sequence ATGGAAGAACTAAATAATCCCACAGAATTTAACAATCGAATTGATTTAGCACCGCTTAAAGAAGGCTTGGAGCGTGTAAAAAACGAGATAAAGAAAGTAATCGTAGGCCAAGACGAAATGGTGGAGCAGCTACTCGTAGCGTTGCTTTCCAATGGACATGTGCTCATCGAAGGCGTGCCAGGGGTGGCAAAAACGATTACAGCCAAACTTTTAGCCAAAACACTTTCGGTAGATTTTAGCCGAATTCAGTTTACGCCAGATTTAATGCCGTCTGATATTTTAGGAACTTCGGTATTTAATCTTAAAACCTCTGATTTTGAGTTTAAAGCCGGACCGATTTTCTCAAATTTCGTTTTGATCGACGAGATTAACCGTTCGCCTGCTAAAACACAATCTGCCCTCTTTGAAGTGATGGAGGAACGCCAAGTGAGTATCGATAGCCACACCTACCCAATGCAGCTGCCATTTCTAGTGATAGCCACGCAAAACCCCATTGAGCAAGAAGGTACCTACCGCTTGCCAGAGGCACAGCTTGATAGATTTTTATTTAAAATCAAAGTGGGCTATCCTAATTTAGCACAAGAGATTGATATTATTCAAAGGGAGCAGGCGCTTAAAAATCATAAGAAACTAGATGAAGTGCAGCAGGTGCTAAGTGGCGAAGATTTACTCCGATTCCAAGCGCAAGTCAAGGAAATTTTGGTAGAGCCGCACTTAATAGAATACATTGCCAAAATCGTGGTAAACACCCGTGAGAATCCGTTCCTTTACCTCGGAGCCTCACCGCGTGCCTCCTTAGCACTGCTCATTGCAGCCAAGGGCTTTGCCGGCATCAGGGGGCGCGATTTTGTAACACCGGAGGACATTAAACACGCTGCCACTGCCGTGCTGCGCCACCGCGTAATCATTTCCCCAGAGCGCGAAATGGAGGGCCTCTCAACCGAGGAAATCATTCGCCAAATTTTAGAAAGTATAGAAATCCCGCGCTAA
- a CDS encoding DUF58 domain-containing protein — translation MKKLLKSLYIQPLWYWLLFGIVIIFALGFLWGVLFEFAKIVLALFVLISLADVALLYHIKQGVQSSRELPEKLSNGDENPVRIALKNLYPFGIKINIIDEIPFQFQKRDFLIKQKIKKNDNTYFSYNLTPKQRGEYHFGNLNIYVISPIGLVSRRYQQQKAKTLACYPSFIRLPEYELIALKNEFLLGGIKKIRKIGTTLEFEQIKDYVQGDDIRTINWKATGKMNRLMVNQYQEERSQRIYMLIDQGRTMKMPFDWLSLLDYSINASMALSHIVLKKKDHAGVAVFSRKIEQIVKADQKSFQLKRIANVLYNVSTDFVESDFNRLYTDLRYKITRRSLFFLFSNFETLDALYRQLPYLRAISKNHILVVIFFKNKLLKEMVEKTDHENMQQVYDEIIAEKFEYEKKLIRQELSKYGIQSIYTLPEDLSVGVINKYLEIKARGIL, via the coding sequence ATGAAAAAGTTATTGAAATCCCTCTACATTCAGCCGCTATGGTATTGGCTACTTTTTGGCATCGTTATAATTTTTGCACTCGGCTTTCTGTGGGGTGTTTTGTTTGAGTTTGCAAAGATTGTTTTAGCCCTTTTTGTCCTTATATCCTTGGCAGATGTCGCATTGCTTTACCATATCAAGCAGGGCGTGCAATCCAGCAGGGAATTGCCCGAAAAACTCTCCAATGGCGATGAAAACCCTGTGCGAATAGCCCTCAAAAATCTTTACCCTTTCGGAATTAAAATCAATATTATAGATGAAATTCCGTTTCAGTTTCAAAAAAGGGATTTTTTAATTAAACAAAAAATCAAAAAAAACGACAATACTTATTTTTCTTATAATCTAACACCCAAACAGCGAGGCGAATATCATTTTGGAAATTTAAATATTTATGTGATTTCGCCGATTGGTTTGGTTTCGCGTCGCTATCAACAACAGAAAGCCAAAACGCTGGCGTGTTATCCTTCATTCATTCGCCTGCCTGAATATGAACTAATTGCCTTAAAAAATGAATTTTTATTAGGCGGGATTAAAAAAATTAGAAAAATCGGAACAACACTCGAGTTTGAGCAAATCAAAGATTATGTGCAGGGCGATGACATCCGCACGATTAACTGGAAAGCAACAGGGAAAATGAATCGCTTGATGGTGAACCAGTATCAAGAGGAACGCTCGCAACGCATTTATATGCTAATAGACCAAGGGCGCACGATGAAAATGCCGTTTGACTGGCTAAGCCTGCTGGATTATTCCATCAACGCATCGATGGCATTGTCGCATATTGTGCTCAAAAAGAAAGACCATGCAGGTGTTGCAGTGTTTTCTCGCAAGATTGAGCAAATCGTGAAAGCCGATCAGAAATCCTTTCAGCTAAAACGAATTGCCAATGTGCTGTACAATGTTTCTACGGATTTCGTAGAATCGGATTTCAACCGATTATACACCGATTTGCGCTATAAAATCACACGCAGAAGTCTGTTTTTTTTGTTTTCTAATTTTGAAACACTGGACGCACTCTATCGCCAATTGCCGTATTTGCGAGCGATTTCGAAAAATCATATTTTGGTGGTAATTTTCTTTAAAAATAAGTTGCTAAAAGAAATGGTGGAAAAAACAGACCACGAAAATATGCAACAGGTTTATGACGAAATCATTGCCGAAAAATTTGAATACGAAAAAAAATTGATACGCCAAGAATTGTCCAAATACGGAATTCAGTCGATTTACACACTCCCCGAAGACTTGAGCGTAGGCGTTATCAATAAATATTTGGAAATCAAAGCACGAGGAATTTTGTAA
- a CDS encoding IS982 family transposase yields MINYHKITDIFCIVDDFCNDFEKFTQPFTLGKSPKKKPKMSNAEVITIMILFHLSGFRTFKHFYIYYVQKHMQREFPQTVSYNRFTELMQSNIMALTMFAKICALGSCTGISFVDSTPIRVCGNKRIKRNKVFKDLATTGKSTMGWFHGFKLHLVINDKGEILSFCVTQANVDDREPLKNEGFLKQIFGKLFGDKGYISEKLNQLLFVDGIQLITNIRNNMKNSLMTMSDKILLRKRSIIETVNDELKNICQIEHSRHRSIGNFMTNLVAGIIAYHFLPKKPSLKYESLKTNQLAMFY; encoded by the coding sequence ATGATTAATTACCACAAAATTACGGATATTTTTTGTATTGTTGATGACTTTTGTAATGATTTTGAAAAATTCACTCAACCTTTTACTCTCGGAAAGTCTCCCAAAAAGAAGCCCAAAATGAGTAACGCTGAAGTAATCACCATAATGATTCTTTTTCATCTAAGTGGCTTTAGAACTTTTAAGCATTTTTACATTTACTATGTTCAAAAGCATATGCAACGGGAATTTCCTCAAACGGTCTCTTATAACCGATTCACAGAACTTATGCAATCCAATATCATGGCTCTTACCATGTTTGCAAAAATCTGTGCTTTAGGAAGTTGTACAGGGATTTCTTTTGTGGATAGTACGCCAATAAGAGTATGTGGAAACAAAAGAATTAAACGCAACAAAGTATTCAAAGACCTAGCTACAACGGGGAAATCTACTATGGGTTGGTTTCATGGATTTAAACTCCATCTGGTCATTAATGATAAAGGCGAGATATTGAGTTTTTGCGTAACGCAGGCGAATGTAGACGATAGAGAACCACTGAAAAATGAAGGCTTTTTGAAGCAAATTTTCGGTAAACTATTTGGGGATAAAGGTTACATCTCTGAAAAGTTGAATCAATTACTCTTTGTGGATGGTATTCAACTGATTACCAACATCCGAAACAACATGAAAAACTCTCTTATGACTATGTCTGACAAGATTTTGCTTAGAAAGCGCTCCATCATAGAGACAGTGAATGACGAGCTAAAAAACATTTGCCAAATTGAGCACTCCAGACATCGTTCAATAGGAAATTTTATGACCAACTTAGTGGCAGGGATTATTGCCTATCACTTTCTTCCTAAAAAACCATCATTAAAATATGAATCTCTGAAAACTAATCAATTAGCTATGTTTTATTAA
- a CDS encoding IS982 family transposase, whose product MSNLEASYNFILNKLIEISGTENFYFKPVKPKLSDIELISLIILAEFKSIDSEHQLFREIKGWAIESKIERSVYNRRKRKLFPFLEEIRCKMVKKFNDFENYFLVDSMPLEVCKLSRSSRSKICKENSFSMPNKGFCASQNLHFYGYKLHAICSIAGVFQSFDLSPASVHDIHYLKDIKLQISDCVLLGDRGYLSQTVQLDLFNEVKIQLETPKRKNQKDYKPQFYPFRKCRKRIETLFSQLCDQFMIRRNYAKSFEGFKTRILAKITSLTTIQYLNKFVFHSNINNLKINLIR is encoded by the coding sequence ATGAGCAACCTAGAGGCAAGTTACAATTTTATTTTGAATAAACTAATAGAAATTTCAGGAACTGAAAATTTCTATTTTAAACCAGTGAAACCAAAATTATCTGATATAGAGCTGATAAGCTTAATTATTTTAGCAGAATTTAAATCTATCGATTCTGAGCACCAGCTTTTTAGAGAGATAAAAGGTTGGGCTATTGAATCTAAAATTGAAAGGAGTGTTTACAACAGAAGAAAACGAAAACTCTTCCCTTTTCTTGAAGAAATTAGGTGCAAAATGGTGAAAAAGTTCAATGATTTTGAAAACTATTTCTTGGTGGACAGCATGCCTTTAGAAGTGTGTAAATTATCCCGCTCTTCCAGAAGCAAAATCTGTAAAGAAAATAGCTTTTCAATGCCAAATAAAGGTTTTTGTGCTTCTCAAAATCTACACTTTTATGGTTACAAGCTACATGCGATCTGTTCTATTGCTGGTGTGTTCCAAAGTTTTGACTTATCTCCCGCCTCCGTTCACGACATTCATTATTTGAAAGACATAAAACTTCAAATTTCTGATTGCGTGTTACTTGGAGACAGGGGCTATCTTTCTCAAACGGTTCAGCTTGACTTGTTCAATGAGGTGAAAATCCAGTTAGAAACCCCTAAAAGAAAAAATCAAAAAGATTACAAACCTCAGTTCTATCCATTCAGAAAGTGTAGAAAACGTATAGAAACTTTATTCTCGCAGTTGTGTGACCAATTTATGATACGGCGTAATTATGCCAAATCTTTTGAAGGATTCAAAACAAGAATATTGGCAAAAATTACCTCCTTGACTACTATTCAATATCTCAATAAATTTGTCTTTCATAGTAACATTAACAATTTAAAAATTAACCTCATTCGATAA